The sequence below is a genomic window from Halanaerobiaceae bacterium ANBcell28.
CTTAGCTTACCTTTACCATGACTATATTCTGAATGTGTGTGATAATCACCTATAAATAACATTAGACTAAAAACCCTACTCTTCCTGCTAATATCCCTAGAATAATAGAAAGATAAACTAATTCTACTAAAGGTATCTTTTCAAAATTTCTTAAGAGATAAGCTAAAAAGATTAAAATTAATGAAACTGATAAAATACCCATAGGTAAGATTAAATATGCCGCTAAAACAGATACTAATATTAAAAAAATATATACAAAAACATAGCTTATTTTATCTGAATACACTTTTACTTTTAATTTAGACTGTAAATTATAACTATACATTTCTATAAAGCACCGTGAAAATATCCATAATGGTATAGTAAAAAAGCTACCCATTAAAGCTAATATAGAAGCGAAAAAATAAAAAATATACTCGATAAAATCTTTTACTCTAAGAGGGCTATGTAAAATAATTCTCCCTCGCATTATAAAAAGTACAAAAGCAACAATAATTAATAAAGATGAAGCAATATTCAGCTCATTGATTAAACTTGCTGGTATTAGACCTAGAATAAGTCGCAAGAAAGGCGTTAAAAGAAGTAGGATAAAGAATAAAATTGTATAAGCAAGCTCTTTATCGAATTTACGTAATAATTTATCTTCACGAACAAAATAAGTTAAAGTCAGTACTAATAGGAAGATAATCTCCATATTTATATTTCCTGTTAGCATTAATAAGATACTTGAAGTAATACTAATAAATAAAACTCCAGAATGATTACCCCAAAGTAAAGTTGTTAAACCAGCCAAAATAAGTCCAAGACTAAAATTTCCCATAAGTCCAGTAATTAATGGTGTTATAACAAAAGGACTAAGAAAAATCTTCTTAAGCATAACAAAACTCCCCTTTCCTATGGTATAAATAACAATAACGCTTTCATTAAGAAAGCGTTATTGTTATTATACATATTTAATTATTACCATAAAGTGTTTTTTTATACTCTATATAATAATACGAATTTTAGCCTTTTCTTGTGACTGAATTAACTGTTATGCTGATCTCTTCTGCTTTTTTTAAAAACATTTTTTCTGGATTTTTAATAATAGTTAGAAAGGATAATTTAGAGACTTTAACTGGTTTATATCCATAAAAGACCTGAGGATTATTCTCTAATTCTTCAATTGTAGCTAATCCTAATGCATTATTAACTGCATAGAATTTTCTATAGCCTTGTAATTCCTTTGGAATAGCATTATAATATTCTATAAGATTTGGAATATGACTCTTTAAGTCGTCTAACATTTTTCCCAAAGCCTCCATTGCCTCTGCCTCGTTATTTTTCTCAAACATATAAGGTATTGATATGGAAAGGCTTTCTAATGGCCAGAAATTTTTCTCTCGATTTTCTACATCCTTTTTAATATCCCTTATTAAATTTACTTTTTGCAAAAATAAACCTGAAGCATTAAAATTATCTAATATTATTTTCTTGCTTCTTTCATCTATTTGACTGATATAAATAAGTAAATCTGTTAAAAATCCTCCTACTGTTCCTGCCACATAATAACAATACTCATTTAGATCAGCAAATGTTTTAACGTCATTTTCTAAATATTTCTGCATCCCCAAATTCATTTCTTCAAGCCACTTGAAAGAAATTTTCTTAATATTTTTATCCATAGTGTTATAGGCTTCTCTAAGTAGATCACATTTTGCAGTTAACTTTTGCAGGGATTTTTCTGGCATTAACTTAGAGTATTCTTTTATTTCACTGGCTAAGTCCTGATATTCTTCGATTTCGGGGTTTAATAAGCTAACTACCTTATCCATCATCTTCTTGCGTTCTTCAATAGAAATATCATCATCGGATATTTCATCTTCAAAATTATCCAGTAACCTATCCTGTAAATATGTAATTAAGACAGGCAAATAAAGCTCCTTATCTAACATAGGTATTGTTAAAGCAAAACTTCTTGATACTTTAGGAAGAATCTTCTTACAAAAATCAATTGCTTGAGTTGACATCAATTACACCTCGAATTTATTATTAATAAGTCCATTGTACTATTAATAATAAATAAATTCAACTTAATCTTATAAATCTTCGTCTGATTCTCCGTTTATAGACAAAAGCTCATCTTTAAGTTCTAAGATATAATGATATGTATCTTTTTTTGATGTACTTATATATTCCCAGTTTTTAAAGTGGGTGCTTCCCCTAACTTCTTTGAAAACTAGTAAAAAAGCTGACCATAGAAACAGTCAGCTTTTTACTCATTTTTTTCATTTTAAAAGATCTCAATTAACTCTACTTCTATCTCTCTTTCTTCAAAAACCGGTAATACATCATTTTTATTTGCTACTATCACAGTAAAGAATCTTTCTGGATAAGTATGTTCATCAAATACTTCCTGTACCCGCTCTGCAGTTAAATCATTATATTCTGCAATAAATTGATTAATGTAATCCTCATCTCTATCCATAATTTCAACATTAAACATTATATCTGTTAAAACACTTATTTGATTTCTATATGATTTAGGATAATGCGCATTATATAAGTTTACATTTCTAAATAATTCATCTTCAGTAATTGGGTTTTCTCCTTCTTTTATTGCATATATTTCGCTCTTAATGGCCTCCATAGTATCATGGGCATTTTCAGGCGCTACGTCTGTTGTTATATAAAATAGACCACCTAATTGACGATAATCCATACCAGAACCAATGCCATATACATAGCCCTTATTAGTCCTTAAGTTATCCATCAAACGACTAGAAAAGCCACTACTACCAAAAACACGATTTGCCATTAAAAAAGGCACTCTATTCTCAAAATACGAATTGTAGAAATTATAACCCATCATCATTTTTGCGTGTGTAGCATCTTCTTTATGAACAAGAACTATTTTATTGAAATTTTCTTCATTTACTGCTATTTCATTTTCTTTTAATTCTATTTCCTGACTTTCCCAATCAGCAAAATGTTCTTTTATTAATTCTGTCATTTCTTTTATATCTATATCACCAGATATAGCCAAGATCATATTTCCAGGATCTATATTTTGCTTATAAAATTCATCTAAATCATCAGGTGTTAAGCTTTGTAGAGCAGCGATAATCCTATTAATGTCATTGTTGTATGCATATGGATGATCTCCATAAAGTCCTGTAGCAAAATACATGTTCAGTAAAGAACTATCATTAAAAAACTGCTGCTGTAATCCTTGAAAATACTCCTGTATAATTCTATGGTAATAGTCTGCTTCAAATTGAGGGTTTCTAAGAATCTCTGCCATTAAAGATATTAATTCATCCTCTTCTGTACTTAGAGAATTACCAGAAAAACTATATCTATCATAGGATGAAGAAATACTAAAACTTAGAGCATTCAATTCTTTAAACCTAGTTAATTCATTCTCAGTATAATTTTTTGTGCCTGTATTCATCATCCCTACCATTACTGAGGAAATACCTGCGTTTCCTTCATTTTCCTGACTCATTCCACCTTTAATATATCCTCGTAGCTCTATAATTGGTAAATCATTATCTTCTGCAAGATATATGATCATTCCATTATCTAATTCTACACGCGTATAATCAGGTGTCTCTATAAATGGAATTTCATTAACACTATCAGCTAGTTCAAAAAAGAGTTCTTCAGTAAATTCCACTTCAGCTATAACAGAAAAGACAAGTATCAAATGTATTACTAAGATTGATATAAACAATTTATATTTTTTCATAATTTTTCACCCTTTCTTTAATCAGTAAATGGTACTATATTGCCAACTGTCCGATTATTTTTATGGAAATATTTTTCGGCTACTTCAACTATATCTTCTACAGTTAATTGATTTAAGTAATTGAGTCTATCATTAATAAACTCTGGATTATCAAAACTTAGTTTACCAATAGCTATACTATCTGCCATTGAATCAGGATTTCTTTGCATAAATATCATTTGTTTTTCAACTGATTTTCTTACAACTTCCAACTCTTCTTCTTCAATACCATCATTTATAAGCTTTCTAATTCACTATCAAAAGCTTCCTGGGCTTTTTCTACTAAAGTAATATCCATAGGGACCTGATAAATTAGAGCATATCCTGGCTCTCTTATTAAGTATGGAGAAGCTCCTGTCTCCATTATCAAGTTTTCTTTTATTTGTAATTCCTGTTTTACACGAGAACTTCCCATATTTACTAATATATCTAAAAATACGTTTATAGCCATTACATCTGGATGATTTCCTTCTGGTATTTTGTAGATCATAGCTGTAATAGGTACATTGGTAAATGACTCTATTTCAAAATTTATTTCTTCTTCCTGTGTATCTACAATAAATTCCGGCCTCTCAACTTCACCACTTTCATATATTCCAAAATATTTTTCTGTCAAATGTTTAACTTCTTCTAAGTCTACATCTCCTGACACCACTAATACTGCATTATTTGGAACATAATAGTTTTGATAATATCTTTCTAAATCTTCAACACTTATACTATTGATATCTTCCATCCAGCCTAAAACGTGATGATTTAGTGTTGATTCTGGAAAGGCTTTAGCCTGAATTTCTTCTAAGCCAGCTGTAAAAACATTGTTTTCAACAACACTTCTTCTTTCCTGACGGATTACCTCTCTTTCTTTGAAGATGACAGTATTCCATTGGTAAATTCATCTATCTTTTATAAAATAGGATCTATTGATGAGGAAGAAGGGTTAACAGGAATAGCACATTTTCTAGAACATACTATGTTTCTGGGAACAGAAAGCTTAGCTAAAGGTGAGATGGAAGAATTAATTAGTTCAGTAGGCGGAAGTTATAATGCCTATGTTACATATGATCATACTTCTTTTTATATTGAAGTACCTTCATCTATGCTAGAATTAGCAATTGCTATTGAAGCAGATAGGATGGGTAATTTAGCAATAGCTCTGGTATTAAAACTTCATTTCCTTTTTCTTCTGCTAATAGACTAAAGCTAAGAACTAAGATAAGTAGAACTGCGCTAAATAAATATAATTTGGATTTTCTTTTTTCTTTCATTACTTATTATCCCTCCGTTAGTTAAATATTGCACAAATAAAATTGATATGTGTCAATATAATTATATTCCAGCCATAAATACATATCAACTATACTTTAGTATAGTCTAGTACTTTTAATTAAATTATTTCCAATTTTATTGCTTTAGCAACTGCTTCAGATGAACAAGTAACTTGCAATTCTTCAAAAATATTCCTTTTATGATATTTTACTGTACTTACAGCAATCCCCATCTCATTAGCTACCGATTGTTCTGTAAGTCCTTTAGCTAAACATTTTAGTATATTTATATGCTTTTTACTTAGATTAGCTTCACCTTTCCAATTGTCCTTTACTTTCCCGATAATTGATTCAGCTAGCAACTTTGTTATTATTAACATTTCACCTTTTATCTCTTTACTTATACCCGATACATCTATATAAGCTATTATCCTATCATTAATAATAATTGGCATTGCAAAGCAATACCATTTTTTAAGATAATTTATATAATGTTGTTCTGGCTCTAAATAAACTGCTAGTTTCAATTCTTCTGCAATAGATAAAGCATTTGTCCCAACACTTTCATTCTTAAAGGAAATGCCCTTCTCTAGAAAATCAATTTCTTTATTATCGGCAGTAACATAATCCAATAATATTAATTGTGGGTCTGTAAGAATAAACAAATACTTATTACTGTATAAAGTCATTATCCTCTTTGTTAATTTTCTAAATAAATGTATTAACTCAGCATTATCATTTATTAGTTTCTTCAACTCAGATTTTTCTAATTTAATTAATGAACTCTCTAAATTTAGAAAAACATCATTATTTTTTGCTCTTTTATGTGATTCTTTAACTATCTCAAATACTTGTTCTCCCTCTAAATATTTAATACTGGACAAGCCTACCACCTCTTTTTCTACATTGTATAATACATATTCCCTGTTTAATAATATTATTAGAACAAATTGACTTCGAATCATCATGCGTTAAAATTAAAGATTCGAATGGCGCCTAAGAACACATAATTTCCTGGTCAAAAAAGAAAAAAGCCTAAACTCAAGATTTAGGCTTTCAGATATATCTAGTATAACAAATTGAATTATATTAAATCAACCGCAATATTCGACATTTTATTTGTTGATTCTTAGAACACTCATGAATTTTCTTTAACACAATTTTGCAATATATAAATCAATGTTTGATTT
It includes:
- a CDS encoding squalene/phytoene synthase family protein, which translates into the protein MSTQAIDFCKKILPKVSRSFALTIPMLDKELYLPVLITYLQDRLLDNFEDEISDDDISIEERKKMMDKVVSLLNPEIEEYQDLASEIKEYSKLMPEKSLQKLTAKCDLLREAYNTMDKNIKKISFKWLEEMNLGMQKYLENDVKTFADLNEYCYYVAGTVGGFLTDLLIYISQIDERSKKIILDNFNASGLFLQKVNLIRDIKKDVENREKNFWPLESLSISIPYMFEKNNEAEAMEALGKMLDDLKSHIPNLIEYYNAIPKELQGYRKFYAVNNALGLATIEELENNPQVFYGYKPVKVSKLSFLTIIKNPEKMFLKKAEEISITVNSVTRKG
- a CDS encoding pitrilysin family protein; amino-acid sequence: MKKYKLFISILVIHLILVFSVIAEVEFTEELFFELADSVNEIPFIETPDYTRVELDNGMIIYLAEDNDLPIIELRGYIKGGMSQENEGNAGISSVMVGMMNTGTKNYTENELTRFKELNALSFSISSSYDRYSFSGNSLSTEEDELISLMAEILRNPQFEADYYHRIIQEYFQGLQQQFFNDSSLLNMYFATGLYGDHPYAYNNDINRIIAALQSLTPDDLDEFYKQNIDPGNMILAISGDIDIKEMTELIKEHFADWESQEIELKENEIAVNEENFNKIVLVHKEDATHAKMMMGYNFYNSYFENRVPFLMANRVFGSSGFSSRLMDNLRTNKGYVYGIGSGMDYRQLGGLFYITTDVAPENAHDTMEAIKSEIYAIKEGENPITEDELFRNVNLYNAHYPKSYRNQISVLTDIMFNVEIMDRDEDYINQFIAEYNDLTAERVQEVFDEHTYPERFFTVIVANKNDVLPVFEEREIEVELIEIF
- a CDS encoding insulinase family protein, which codes for MEDINSISVEDLERYYQNYYVPNNAVLVVSGDVDLEEVKHLTEKYFGIYESGEVERPEFIVDTQEEEINFEIESFTNVPITAMIYKIPEGNHPDVMAINVFLDILVNMGSSRVKQELQIKENLIMETGASPYLIREPGYALIYQVPMDITLVEKAQEAFDSELESL
- a CDS encoding insulinase family protein, whose amino-acid sequence is MVNSSIFYKIGSIDEEEGLTGIAHFLEHTMFLGTESLAKGEMEELISSVGGSYNAYVTYDHTSFYIEVPSSMLELAIAIEADRMGNLAIALVLKLHFLFLLLID
- a CDS encoding LuxR C-terminal-related transcriptional regulator; the protein is MSSIKYLEGEQVFEIVKESHKRAKNNDVFLNLESSLIKLEKSELKKLINDNAELIHLFRKLTKRIMTLYSNKYLFILTDPQLILLDYVTADNKEIDFLEKGISFKNESVGTNALSIAEELKLAVYLEPEQHYINYLKKWYCFAMPIIINDRIIAYIDVSGISKEIKGEMLIITKLLAESIIGKVKDNWKGEANLSKKHINILKCLAKGLTEQSVANEMGIAVSTVKYHKRNIFEELQVTCSSEAVAKAIKLEII